The proteins below are encoded in one region of Nocardioides marmorisolisilvae:
- a CDS encoding nuclear transport factor 2 family protein — MIESEFITWDAPDGDHPARRMSQRSYDAVSRKAKDEWLALFAEDATLEDPVGPSFFDPEGNGHHGKDGIAAFWEMAIAPVAEFRFTIRDSFAGGNACANIGTFSTRMEDGTLADTDLIATYRLDDDGLIRQMNAHWEVDRTLATVRKAES; from the coding sequence ATGATCGAGTCGGAGTTCATCACCTGGGACGCGCCGGACGGCGATCATCCGGCACGCCGGATGTCGCAGCGTTCGTACGACGCGGTGTCGCGCAAGGCCAAGGACGAGTGGTTGGCGCTCTTCGCCGAGGACGCCACTCTCGAGGACCCGGTGGGCCCGTCGTTCTTCGACCCCGAGGGCAACGGTCATCACGGGAAGGACGGGATCGCGGCCTTCTGGGAGATGGCGATCGCGCCGGTGGCCGAGTTCCGCTTCACCATCCGCGACTCGTTCGCAGGAGGCAACGCGTGCGCCAACATCGGCACCTTCTCCACGCGGATGGAGGACGGCACTCTCGCCGACACCGACCTGATCGCGACGTACCGCCTGGACGACGACGGTCTGATCCGGCAGATGAACGCGCACTGGGAGGTCGACCGGACCCTGGCCACGGTGCGCAAGGCCGAGAGCTGA
- a CDS encoding acyl-CoA dehydrogenase: MSHYKSNIRDIEFNLFEVLGRGEVLGTGPFEEIDVETARSILSEVDRMAREELAESFADADRNPPVFDPQTHSAPLPESFKKSYQAWMDAEYWRLGTMAELGGTPAPSSFNWAMGELVLGSNPALWMYGAGPMFAGVVHRNGNDRDKKIAQHIVDRGWNTTMVLTEPDAGSDVGAGRTKATPNADGTWNVEGVKRFITSATSDLTENVIHLVLARPAGVEGVGGPGTKGLSLFIVPEHHFDLETGELTGARNGAYVTNVEHKMGIKVSNTCEVTFGDAGVGGGEPAVGWLLGEVHDGIAQMFQVIENARMMVGSKAIATLSTGYLNALEYAKERVQGADLTNSAKTAPRVTITHHPDVRRSLMTQKAYAEAMRALVLYTASWQDKVQIAEHNGERDEMAERVNDLLLPIVKGYGSERSWVLLGTESLQTLGGSGFLQEYPIEQYVRDAKIDTLYEGTTAIQGQDLFFRKIVKDQAQALGFLAGEIDGFVKSEAGNGRLKVERELLAKALEDGQALVGFMVNTLMSADESSNTGEGDADIRNIYKVGLNTSRLLMTLGDIVCAWLLLRGAEVALTKLGGEVSEADKLFYEGKIAAAQFFARNTLPKLAAELAIAEGTDLSLMELDEASF, encoded by the coding sequence GTGAGCCACTACAAGAGCAACATCCGCGACATCGAGTTCAACCTCTTCGAGGTGCTCGGCCGCGGCGAGGTGCTCGGCACCGGCCCGTTCGAGGAGATCGACGTCGAGACTGCGCGCTCGATCCTCTCCGAGGTCGACCGGATGGCCCGCGAGGAGCTGGCCGAGTCCTTCGCCGACGCGGACCGCAACCCCCCGGTCTTCGACCCGCAGACGCACAGCGCTCCGCTGCCGGAGTCGTTCAAGAAGAGCTACCAGGCCTGGATGGACGCCGAGTACTGGCGCCTGGGCACCATGGCCGAGCTCGGCGGTACGCCGGCACCCTCCAGCTTCAACTGGGCGATGGGCGAGCTCGTGCTCGGCTCCAACCCGGCCCTGTGGATGTACGGCGCGGGCCCGATGTTCGCCGGCGTGGTCCACCGAAACGGCAACGACCGGGACAAGAAGATCGCCCAGCACATCGTGGACCGCGGCTGGAACACGACGATGGTGCTGACCGAGCCGGACGCGGGCTCCGACGTCGGCGCCGGTCGCACCAAGGCCACCCCGAACGCGGACGGCACCTGGAACGTCGAGGGAGTCAAGCGGTTCATCACCTCCGCCACCAGCGACCTCACCGAGAACGTCATCCACCTGGTGCTGGCCCGACCGGCCGGTGTCGAGGGCGTCGGCGGGCCGGGGACCAAGGGTCTGAGCCTGTTCATCGTGCCCGAGCACCACTTCGACCTGGAGACCGGTGAGCTCACCGGTGCGCGCAACGGCGCCTACGTCACCAACGTCGAGCACAAGATGGGCATCAAGGTCTCCAACACCTGCGAGGTCACCTTCGGTGACGCCGGTGTCGGCGGTGGCGAGCCGGCCGTGGGGTGGCTCCTCGGCGAGGTGCACGACGGCATCGCCCAGATGTTCCAGGTCATCGAGAACGCCCGGATGATGGTCGGCAGCAAGGCCATCGCGACGCTGTCGACTGGCTACCTCAACGCGCTGGAGTACGCCAAGGAGCGGGTGCAGGGCGCGGACCTGACCAACTCGGCGAAGACCGCCCCGAGGGTCACGATCACCCACCACCCCGACGTACGGCGCTCGCTGATGACGCAGAAGGCCTACGCCGAGGCGATGCGTGCGCTGGTGCTCTACACCGCGTCCTGGCAGGATAAGGTGCAGATCGCGGAGCACAACGGCGAGCGTGACGAGATGGCCGAGCGGGTCAACGACCTGCTGCTCCCGATCGTCAAGGGCTACGGCTCGGAGCGCTCCTGGGTGCTGCTGGGCACCGAGTCGCTGCAGACCCTCGGCGGGTCGGGCTTCCTCCAGGAGTACCCGATCGAGCAGTACGTCCGAGACGCCAAGATCGACACCCTCTACGAGGGCACCACCGCGATCCAGGGCCAGGACCTGTTCTTCCGCAAGATCGTGAAGGACCAGGCGCAGGCGCTCGGCTTCCTCGCCGGCGAGATCGACGGTTTCGTGAAGTCCGAGGCGGGCAACGGTCGGCTGAAGGTCGAGCGCGAGCTGCTGGCCAAGGCCCTCGAGGACGGCCAGGCCCTGGTCGGGTTCATGGTCAACACCCTGATGAGCGCCGACGAGAGCAGCAACACCGGCGAGGGCGACGCAGATATCCGGAACATCTACAAGGTCGGGCTGAACACCAGCCGGCTGCTGATGACGCTCGGCGACATCGTCTGCGCGTGGCTGTTGCTGCGCGGTGCCGAGGTCGCGCTGACGAAGCTGGGTGGCGAGGTGTCCGAGGCCGACAAGCTGTTCTACGAGGGCAAGATCGCGGCCGCGCAGTTCTTCGCGCGCAACACGCTGCCCAAGCTCGCCGCCGAGCTGGCCATCGCCGAGGGCACCGACCTCTCGCTGATGGAGCTCGACGAAGCGTCCTTCTAA
- a CDS encoding FKBP-type peptidyl-prolyl cis-trans isomerase: MKLRPSVVASISVLATAGMVLTGCGSGSSTASKKPTESSSPSSSASSASSNVCQKLVDGPTSESVKVSGSFGKTQKAAFKSPLQAYDTERTIVKKGSGKPTHAGEQVNTLVTVYLGNGKSLGTQPLTLTVGNSSVPPAFAAGASCLPFGTRSVTTARAQDVYGPQGNPQAGIKPTDSMVIVTDLLSQKKPLVPAAWTNDVPSVTFDSKGKPTVKLPKTKPPKQLELKVLKQGSGTVVKSGDTVNVDYQGISWNTGKIFDQSYGRAPASFATDQVVEGFGAALVGQKVGTRVMVTIPPKYAYGPKGSGQQLGGQTLVFVIDIHSTKAS; the protein is encoded by the coding sequence GTGAAGCTTCGCCCCTCCGTTGTCGCGTCGATCAGCGTGCTGGCCACCGCCGGCATGGTCCTCACCGGCTGCGGGTCAGGCTCGTCGACAGCATCAAAGAAGCCCACGGAGTCGAGCAGCCCCTCGTCGTCGGCGTCCTCGGCCTCGAGCAACGTGTGCCAGAAGCTGGTCGACGGTCCGACCAGCGAGTCGGTGAAGGTGTCCGGTTCGTTCGGCAAGACCCAGAAGGCGGCGTTCAAGTCGCCGCTGCAGGCCTACGACACCGAGCGCACGATCGTGAAGAAGGGCAGCGGCAAGCCCACCCACGCGGGCGAGCAGGTCAACACCCTGGTGACGGTCTACCTGGGCAACGGCAAGTCGCTGGGCACCCAGCCGCTCACCCTGACGGTCGGCAACTCGTCCGTGCCGCCGGCCTTCGCCGCTGGTGCGTCCTGCCTGCCTTTCGGGACCCGCTCGGTGACGACGGCGCGTGCCCAGGACGTCTACGGGCCGCAGGGCAACCCGCAGGCCGGCATCAAGCCCACCGACTCGATGGTCATCGTCACCGACCTGCTCTCGCAGAAGAAGCCGCTGGTGCCGGCCGCCTGGACCAACGACGTCCCGAGCGTCACCTTCGACTCCAAGGGCAAGCCCACCGTCAAGCTGCCGAAGACCAAGCCGCCGAAGCAGCTCGAGCTGAAGGTCCTCAAGCAGGGCAGCGGCACGGTGGTGAAGTCCGGTGACACGGTCAACGTCGACTACCAGGGGATCAGCTGGAACACCGGCAAGATCTTCGACCAGAGCTACGGCCGCGCGCCGGCGAGCTTCGCGACCGACCAGGTGGTCGAGGGGTTCGGCGCCGCCCTGGTCGGCCAGAAGGTCGGCACCCGGGTCATGGTCACGATCCCGCCGAAGTACGCCTACGGGCCGAAGGGCTCGGGGCAGCAGTTGGGCGGCCAGACCCTGGTCTTCGTGATCGACATCCACTCCACCAAGGCCAGCTGA
- a CDS encoding oxidoreductase, with product MTWSLADMPDLTDRRALVTGVTSGLGETIALELARAGAEVVLAARSEAKLDTVEADLRAQLPQARLRRLVIDLADLGAVRRAAAEAAELGELHLLVNNAGVMATPYHRTPDGFELQMATNHFGPFALTGLLMPTLVASGGGRVVNTSSQAHRLTLSAPLGDPRVERGHYSRWRAYAQSKLADLLFTYELDRRLRDAGLPVSALAAHPGYASTGLMATGRTSGGGELNHAGRVLIGAFHLAGQSPRMGAMPTLMAATADLPGSTYVGPSGFAEMRGWPRIVRSRRLAHDPDVQRRLWEISENATGVRYP from the coding sequence ATGACCTGGTCCTTGGCGGACATGCCCGACCTCACCGATCGTCGGGCGCTGGTGACCGGCGTGACCAGCGGGCTCGGCGAGACGATCGCACTCGAGCTCGCCCGGGCGGGCGCCGAGGTGGTCCTCGCCGCGCGGTCGGAGGCCAAGCTGGACACGGTCGAGGCGGACCTGCGCGCCCAGCTGCCGCAGGCGCGGCTCCGACGGCTCGTGATCGACCTCGCCGACCTGGGCGCGGTCCGGCGGGCGGCCGCCGAGGCCGCCGAGCTCGGCGAGCTGCACCTGCTGGTCAACAACGCCGGCGTGATGGCGACGCCGTACCATCGCACCCCCGACGGCTTCGAGCTGCAGATGGCCACCAACCACTTCGGCCCGTTCGCGCTGACCGGGCTGCTGATGCCGACGCTGGTCGCCTCCGGCGGCGGCCGGGTGGTCAACACCTCGTCCCAGGCACACCGGCTGACGCTCTCCGCACCACTGGGCGACCCGCGGGTCGAGCGTGGCCACTACTCGCGCTGGCGTGCCTACGCGCAGTCCAAGCTCGCCGACCTGCTGTTCACCTACGAGCTCGACCGGAGACTCCGTGACGCCGGGCTCCCGGTCTCGGCGCTGGCCGCGCACCCCGGCTACGCCTCGACCGGGCTGATGGCGACCGGCCGCACCTCCGGTGGTGGCGAGCTGAACCACGCGGGGCGGGTGCTGATCGGCGCGTTCCACCTGGCCGGGCAGTCGCCCCGGATGGGTGCGATGCCGACGCTGATGGCCGCAACCGCCGACCTGCCCGGGTCCACCTACGTCGGCCCGAGCGGCTTCGCCGAGATGCGTGGCTGGCCACGGATCGTGCGGTCCCGTCGGCTGGCCCACGACCCCGACGTCCAGCGACGGCTGTGGGAGATCAGCGAGAACGCCACCGGGGTCCGCTACCCGTGA
- a CDS encoding maleylpyruvate isomerase family mycothiol-dependent enzyme: MSDRMTGQQRLAAYVETWHRACTDFVTLARTLTEDEVTLPTDLPGWSVHDNVAHTAHLEAVLAGAPEETLDVPDGLAHVRGPMHRYTEQGVLARRDRTVAELADEIESAVATRYAALRADPPVDGSSAPPRTPGGAPWDNETLLANRPLDVWMHEQDIRRAIGRPGGYDSPAAAHTLRRLGASLPMVLGKRVAPPAGTSVLIEVPEASCRFGARMGDDGRAIRAVPEQPTVRVSLTPEAFVVLAGGRRGVDAVEAAYDGDEELGRRLLTSMAVTP, translated from the coding sequence ATGAGTGACCGGATGACCGGCCAGCAGCGACTCGCGGCGTACGTCGAGACCTGGCACCGCGCCTGCACCGACTTCGTGACCCTGGCTCGCACGCTCACCGAGGACGAGGTCACACTGCCCACCGACCTGCCCGGCTGGAGCGTGCACGACAACGTCGCGCACACCGCGCACCTCGAGGCGGTGCTGGCCGGTGCGCCGGAGGAGACCCTCGACGTGCCCGACGGCCTGGCGCATGTGCGCGGCCCGATGCACCGCTACACCGAGCAGGGCGTGCTGGCCCGGCGGGACCGCACGGTCGCCGAGCTCGCCGACGAGATCGAGAGCGCCGTCGCGACCAGGTACGCCGCGCTCCGGGCCGACCCGCCTGTCGACGGCTCCAGCGCCCCGCCCCGGACACCGGGTGGCGCTCCGTGGGACAACGAGACCCTGCTCGCGAACCGCCCCCTCGACGTATGGATGCATGAGCAGGACATCCGCCGCGCGATCGGCCGACCGGGGGGCTACGACTCGCCCGCGGCGGCACACACACTGCGGCGGCTCGGCGCCTCGCTGCCGATGGTGCTGGGCAAGCGGGTCGCCCCGCCGGCGGGCACCAGCGTGCTGATCGAGGTGCCCGAGGCGAGCTGTCGGTTCGGTGCCCGGATGGGCGACGACGGCCGCGCCATCCGAGCGGTTCCCGAGCAGCCGACGGTCCGCGTCTCGCTCACCCCGGAGGCGTTCGTCGTCCTCGCCGGCGGACGCCGCGGCGTGGACGCCGTCGAGGCGGCGTACGACGGCGACGAGGAGCTCGGCCGACGGCTGCTCACCTCGATGGCGGTCACGCCATGA
- a CDS encoding RrF2 family transcriptional regulator → MRVSAKSDYALRALIEIALRGAGRPVSAEELGRIQDIPHGFLQAILADMRRAGVVVSQRGQSGGWRLARDPGEITVADVIRAVDGPLVSVYGLRPESVSYNGNAEILQLVWIAARSSLRDVFEHVTIAALADQRLPPDVAARTTDEDAWRPH, encoded by the coding sequence ATGCGGGTGTCGGCGAAGAGTGACTACGCCCTCCGCGCCCTGATCGAGATCGCCCTGCGTGGTGCGGGCCGACCCGTCAGTGCCGAGGAGCTCGGCCGGATCCAGGACATCCCGCACGGCTTCCTGCAGGCGATCCTCGCCGATATGCGCCGAGCGGGCGTGGTGGTCAGCCAGCGCGGACAGTCCGGCGGCTGGAGACTGGCCCGCGACCCCGGCGAGATCACCGTGGCCGACGTGATCAGGGCCGTCGACGGGCCTCTGGTCAGCGTGTACGGGCTGCGCCCGGAGTCGGTCTCCTACAACGGCAACGCCGAGATCCTCCAACTGGTCTGGATCGCAGCGCGCAGCAGCCTTCGTGACGTCTTCGAGCACGTCACGATCGCCGCCCTCGCCGATCAGCGGTTGCCCCCCGACGTCGCCGCGCGGACCACCGACGAGGACGCCTGGCGGCCGCACTGA
- a CDS encoding GNAT family N-acetyltransferase — MRLRPITAADHAAVLALNQAHVELLAPLDVPGLVALAGQADLAHVVEHDGRFAGFVVTLAPGSPYDSVNYRWFAERYDDFYYLDRIVLAEPFRRLGLGTRVYDEVEERAREHGRMALEVNLDPPNEPSLAFHGGRGYVEVGRQESQGHLVALLVRELPQHRKGPFGLPTGGGVPTGLRSSG; from the coding sequence GTGAGGCTGCGTCCGATCACCGCCGCCGACCATGCGGCCGTGCTGGCCCTCAACCAGGCCCACGTCGAGCTCCTCGCCCCGCTCGACGTGCCGGGCCTGGTCGCGCTGGCCGGCCAGGCCGACCTCGCTCACGTCGTCGAGCACGACGGCCGGTTCGCCGGGTTCGTGGTCACGCTCGCCCCCGGCTCGCCGTACGACTCGGTCAACTACCGCTGGTTCGCCGAGCGGTACGACGACTTCTACTACCTCGACCGGATCGTGCTTGCCGAGCCGTTCCGCCGCCTCGGTCTCGGCACGCGTGTCTACGACGAGGTGGAGGAGCGGGCCCGCGAGCACGGCCGGATGGCCCTGGAGGTCAACCTCGACCCGCCCAACGAGCCGTCGCTCGCGTTCCACGGTGGCCGCGGGTACGTCGAGGTCGGCCGGCAGGAGTCCCAGGGTCACCTGGTCGCGCTGCTCGTGCGCGAGCTGCCCCAGCACCGGAAGGGCCCGTTCGGGCTACCTACCGGCGGCGGCGTACCCACTGGCCTACGATCCAGCGGGTGA
- a CDS encoding thioredoxin-like domain-containing protein yields MTSPTVVPTLPRTRAPELIGRGWLNTDGPLHLGDLRGRWLLLDFWTFCCINCLHVLDELRPVEEAHRDALVVVGVHSPKFAHEADPVALRQAVERYGVAHPVLDDPELRTWQAYAARAWPTLVLVDPEGYVVAHYAGEGHAHAIDAMITALSPAYAERGTLQPGDSPYVAPVTEPSDLRFPAKAVRLTDGSLLVADAGHDQLVHLEKDLTAVRRVIGGFREPNGLCLLPTDVADALGSDVVVADTVGHRLVGVRLRDGRVRELAAGLNSPWDVAWWQDRLWVAMAGDHTLWTFDPVTARMAHAGGTANEGLLDGPLAAAWFAQPSGLAPDGDRLWLVDAETSALRYVQDETVHTVVGEGLFDFGFHDGDRGQARMQHPLGVAVYDGAVLVADTYNGAVRRFDPATGELQTVASGLAEPSGLVVVDDAVVVVESAAHRLAPLALASHRVEGPVSRTHRPPTEVAPGELRLQVTFAPPPGQKVDDRFGPATQLHVSATPPALLRAGDGVGTDLTRTLVLDETVGEGLLHIAARAASCDADEGEGPACRMHQQDWGIPVRLATGGPAELVLPLGGAAR; encoded by the coding sequence GTGACCTCCCCCACCGTCGTGCCCACCCTTCCCCGAACCCGCGCGCCCGAGCTGATCGGCCGCGGCTGGCTGAACACCGACGGCCCGCTGCACCTCGGTGATCTGCGCGGCCGGTGGCTGCTGCTGGACTTCTGGACGTTCTGCTGCATCAACTGCCTGCACGTGCTCGACGAGCTGCGACCGGTCGAGGAGGCGCACCGTGACGCGCTGGTGGTGGTCGGGGTGCACAGCCCGAAGTTCGCGCACGAGGCCGACCCGGTCGCGCTGCGGCAAGCCGTGGAGCGGTACGGCGTGGCTCACCCGGTCCTCGACGACCCCGAGCTGCGGACCTGGCAGGCCTATGCCGCGCGGGCCTGGCCGACGCTGGTGCTCGTCGACCCCGAGGGGTACGTCGTCGCCCACTACGCCGGTGAGGGCCACGCCCACGCGATCGACGCGATGATCACCGCGCTGTCGCCGGCGTACGCCGAGCGGGGCACCCTGCAGCCCGGTGACTCCCCTTACGTGGCGCCCGTGACCGAGCCGAGTGACCTGCGGTTCCCGGCCAAGGCCGTCCGGCTGACCGACGGCTCGCTGCTGGTGGCCGACGCGGGGCACGACCAGCTCGTCCACCTGGAGAAGGACCTCACCGCGGTCCGCCGGGTGATCGGCGGGTTCCGCGAGCCCAACGGCCTGTGCCTGCTGCCCACCGACGTCGCCGATGCGCTCGGCTCCGACGTGGTCGTCGCGGACACGGTCGGGCACCGCCTGGTCGGCGTACGTCTCCGCGACGGTCGGGTCAGGGAACTCGCCGCGGGTCTGAACAGCCCATGGGACGTCGCCTGGTGGCAGGACCGGCTCTGGGTCGCGATGGCCGGCGACCACACGCTATGGACCTTCGACCCGGTCACCGCCCGGATGGCGCATGCCGGCGGCACCGCCAACGAGGGTCTGCTCGACGGGCCGCTGGCAGCGGCCTGGTTCGCTCAGCCGAGCGGTCTGGCACCGGACGGCGACCGGCTCTGGCTGGTCGACGCCGAGACCTCGGCACTGCGCTACGTCCAGGACGAGACGGTGCACACGGTAGTCGGCGAGGGGCTCTTCGACTTCGGCTTCCACGACGGGGACCGGGGGCAGGCGCGGATGCAGCATCCGCTCGGCGTCGCCGTCTACGACGGGGCGGTGCTGGTCGCGGACACCTACAACGGCGCCGTACGACGCTTCGACCCCGCCACCGGTGAGCTGCAGACCGTGGCCAGCGGACTGGCCGAGCCGAGCGGCCTCGTCGTGGTGGACGACGCCGTCGTGGTGGTGGAGTCGGCCGCGCACCGGCTGGCGCCGCTCGCCCTGGCCTCGCACCGCGTCGAGGGCCCGGTCTCGCGGACCCACCGGCCGCCGACCGAGGTCGCGCCCGGCGAGCTTCGTCTGCAGGTGACCTTCGCGCCTCCGCCGGGGCAGAAGGTCGACGACCGATTCGGACCGGCCACCCAGCTGCACGTCAGCGCGACCCCACCGGCGTTGCTCCGCGCGGGCGACGGGGTCGGCACCGATCTGACCCGGACGCTCGTCCTGGACGAGACCGTCGGCGAGGGCCTGCTGCACATCGCCGCTCGGGCGGCCTCCTGCGACGCGGACGAAGGCGAGGGCCCGGCCTGCCGGATGCACCAGCAGGACTGGGGCATCCCGGTCCGGCTCGCCACCGGCGGACCGGCCGAGCTGGTGCTGCCGCTCGGGGGAGCCGCCCGCTGA
- a CDS encoding SGNH/GDSL hydrolase family protein, whose translation MNYFRFVALGDSQTEGLNDLAPDGSPRGWADRFAERLAATSSPQLQYANLAVRRCRAAHVRHVQLPAALSLQPDLAAVAVGMNDVLRHDFDLESAARDIEETVAALRDTGCDVLTMTFPDIGRMIPSMRWLRAREVALNERITRIARRYDVALLDLFPLAMCGDRRLWSHDRIHGSSEGHWRIAAGIAELAGLPGADAGWRRLEPSSRRTGRAGALARDGHWALTFMAPWLGRQLGRRLLGRAPGAAPVAKRPALTPVLAVRPTGRAAASAAGAAT comes from the coding sequence GTGAACTACTTCCGTTTTGTCGCCCTCGGCGACAGCCAGACGGAGGGTCTGAACGATCTGGCCCCCGACGGGTCGCCGCGGGGTTGGGCGGACCGGTTCGCCGAGCGGCTGGCGGCGACCAGCAGCCCGCAGCTGCAGTACGCCAATCTCGCGGTACGCCGGTGCCGGGCCGCGCACGTGCGCCACGTCCAGCTGCCCGCAGCGCTGAGCCTCCAGCCCGATCTCGCCGCCGTGGCGGTCGGGATGAACGACGTGCTGCGCCACGACTTCGACCTCGAGTCCGCCGCCCGCGACATCGAGGAGACCGTCGCGGCCCTGCGCGACACCGGCTGCGACGTGCTGACCATGACGTTCCCCGACATCGGCCGGATGATCCCGTCCATGCGCTGGCTACGCGCACGTGAGGTCGCGCTCAACGAGCGAATCACCCGCATCGCCCGGCGGTACGACGTAGCCCTGCTGGATCTGTTCCCGTTGGCGATGTGTGGGGACCGGCGACTGTGGAGCCACGACCGGATCCACGGGAGCAGTGAGGGGCACTGGCGGATCGCGGCCGGGATCGCCGAGCTCGCCGGCCTGCCCGGTGCCGACGCGGGCTGGCGCCGGCTCGAGCCCTCGTCCCGCAGGACGGGACGCGCGGGGGCCCTCGCGCGCGATGGTCACTGGGCGCTGACGTTCATGGCGCCCTGGTTGGGTCGCCAGCTGGGCCGGCGGCTGCTCGGACGCGCACCGGGCGCGGCGCCGGTCGCCAAGCGTCCCGCGCTGACCCCTGTCCTGGCGGTGCGACCAACCGGCCGAGCCGCTGCATCGGCTGCCGGCGCAGCGACCTGA
- a CDS encoding DUF2461 domain-containing protein gives MTDFAGFPVAAFDFYDDLEMDNTRSFWEAHKATYAEAVRTPMVALTEALAAEFGAAKVFRPHRDVRFAKDKTPYKTHQGAFVAAGPATGWYAEIAAPGFRVGAGFYHAETAELARIRTAIDDDRRGKELEGLLQTLRRSGFEVGGDRLKTKPRGYDPAHPRIDLLRHRSLVVARQYGFDEVIHSAALVDRVRADWRALRPLVEWVQREVA, from the coding sequence GTGACCGACTTCGCCGGCTTCCCCGTGGCCGCCTTCGACTTCTACGACGACCTGGAGATGGACAACACCCGGTCGTTCTGGGAGGCACACAAGGCGACGTATGCCGAAGCAGTGCGGACGCCGATGGTCGCGCTCACCGAGGCACTGGCCGCCGAGTTCGGCGCCGCGAAGGTGTTCCGGCCCCACCGGGACGTCCGGTTCGCCAAGGACAAGACGCCCTACAAGACCCACCAGGGCGCGTTCGTCGCCGCCGGGCCCGCCACCGGGTGGTACGCCGAGATCGCCGCGCCCGGCTTTCGCGTGGGCGCAGGGTTCTACCACGCAGAGACGGCCGAGCTGGCCCGGATCAGGACTGCGATCGACGACGACCGGCGCGGCAAGGAGTTGGAGGGGCTGCTCCAGACCCTGCGCCGCTCGGGCTTCGAGGTCGGCGGCGACCGACTCAAGACCAAGCCACGGGGCTACGACCCGGCGCACCCGCGGATCGACCTGCTGCGGCACCGGTCGCTCGTCGTCGCTCGGCAGTACGGCTTCGACGAGGTGATCCACTCGGCGGCCCTGGTGGACCGGGTGCGCGCGGACTGGCGTGCGCTGCGCCCGCTCGTGGAGTGGGTGCAGCGAGAGGTCGCCTGA
- a CDS encoding DUF6458 family protein: MGIGLGIVLLVIGLILATDAVSLPSSWQDHIDGNTLGWILIIVGALAIILALVMNAQRSRTTHVEERRTDQPPPPRV; this comes from the coding sequence ATGGGTATCGGCCTGGGAATCGTGCTGCTCGTCATCGGCCTGATCTTGGCCACGGACGCCGTCAGCCTGCCGAGCAGCTGGCAGGACCACATCGACGGCAACACGTTGGGGTGGATCCTGATCATCGTCGGCGCCCTGGCGATCATCCTTGCCCTGGTGATGAACGCCCAGCGCTCACGGACCACCCACGTGGAGGAGCGCCGCACCGACCAGCCCCCGCCGCCGCGCGTCTGA